In Roseofilum reptotaenium CS-1145, the genomic window CTAGAATAACTGCCCATGAGCCTAAAGCCACTTTTAGGGCAACTAAGATATTCAGAACTGGAATCATGCCACCGCTTAGGAGTGTACCTAACTCTCCTTGGGGAAGTTGTAGGCCGACTAATGTGATCGCTGCTAACACAATAAAGACTAAAACGGAAATCTTTTCCCAGGTGGATGCTCTCCAACGTTCATAAATCTCTTCCATCCGTTCGGAAGGGGAGGTAATGGCAATTAAACCGATCGCCGTTCCACCCGCGACACCGGCAGCAAATCCGCCTCCTGGACTCAGATGGCCTCGGATGGCTAACTCGATACAGACCAAAGCGGATATAGTTGCACCTAAACGAGCTAAAACGATGGAAGGTTGGTCGGTAAACTGGCAAACTATGGCTGAGGGTTGTTCATTGGCTAATAAGAATTTTGCTCCCATAATGGCGATCGTAA contains:
- a CDS encoding Na(+)/H(+) antiporter subunit B; this translates as MKWLYLVAGIIFLVKMLVMQDPTFEGGEISIVESVVADSGIPNAVSGIIFRNRIYDTIFEVVVFTIAIMGAKFLLANEQPSAIVCQFTDQPSIVLARLGATISALVCIELAIRGHLSPGGGFAAGVAGGTAIGLIAITSPSERMEEIYERWRASTWEKISVLVFIVLAAITLVGLQLPQGELGTLLSGGMIPVLNILVALKVALGSWAVILVFIRYRGLL